A section of the Bacillus sp. HSf4 genome encodes:
- a CDS encoding nucleoside hydrolase — translation MKKLVYFNHDGGVDDLVSLFLLLQMEDVKLVGASVIPADCYLEPALSASRKIIDRFGSYPVETAASDSRGVHPFPKEWRMHAFYVDALPILNENGPAKTPISDLPAHLHLLEKLKNSKEPVTLLFTGPLTDLARALEKDPSIAEQIAKLVWMGGTFLEKGNVEEPEHDGTAEWNAFWDPYSVKTVFQADIQIEMVALESTNQVPLTNEIRSHWASLRKHVGIDFIGQCYAMCPPLVHTETNSTYYLWDVLTTLTLGAKDFTRSRTAHAIVHTESPRQGRTEEHPDGRRVEVVEQVDRDAFFLYFEELMKKADRIPT, via the coding sequence GTGAAGAAACTTGTTTATTTTAATCACGACGGAGGCGTGGATGATCTCGTCTCCTTGTTTCTGCTTTTGCAGATGGAGGATGTCAAATTGGTCGGCGCATCGGTCATTCCCGCGGATTGCTACCTGGAGCCCGCGCTAAGCGCAAGCCGGAAGATCATCGACCGCTTCGGGTCCTATCCGGTCGAAACGGCCGCTTCCGACTCCAGAGGTGTTCATCCGTTTCCAAAGGAGTGGCGCATGCATGCCTTTTATGTCGACGCTCTGCCGATTTTAAATGAAAATGGCCCTGCCAAAACGCCGATATCCGACCTTCCCGCCCATCTTCATTTGCTTGAGAAGCTCAAAAACAGTAAAGAGCCTGTGACACTGCTTTTCACAGGACCGCTGACAGATTTGGCCCGGGCCTTGGAAAAAGACCCGTCCATCGCCGAACAGATTGCAAAGCTTGTCTGGATGGGCGGCACCTTCCTTGAGAAAGGGAATGTGGAAGAGCCTGAGCACGACGGGACGGCGGAATGGAACGCGTTTTGGGACCCGTACAGTGTGAAGACGGTATTTCAAGCTGACATTCAGATCGAAATGGTTGCCCTTGAAAGCACGAACCAGGTGCCTTTGACAAATGAGATCCGCTCCCATTGGGCGAGCCTCAGGAAGCATGTCGGGATCGACTTTATCGGCCAGTGTTATGCGATGTGCCCGCCACTAGTCCATACGGAGACGAATTCCACCTATTACCTTTGGGATGTGCTGACAACGCTCACGCTCGGCGCCAAAGATTTCACCCGTTCGCGGACCGCCCATGCGATTGTGCACACGGAAAGCCCGCGCCAAGGGAGAACAGAAGAGCACCCGGACGGAAGACGGGTCGAAGTCGTCGAGCAAGTCGACAGGGACGCATTTTTTCTTTACTTTGAAGAGTTGATGAAAAAAGCAGACCGCATTCCAACTTGA
- a CDS encoding GNAT family protein yields the protein MKKGEHVYVRPLTVRDAEACLKLQIDNRAFFERFSMERSDDFYTFEGQKQRLTTFYDNMQKDEDYYFGIFHQASDALIGTINLFQVLRGALQCAFIGYFLDEKHNGKGYTTEACRLMVEFAFEELKLHRIEAGVMPHNLASIRVLEKAGFHKEGIARKNVKINGKWEDHQMLAVINPND from the coding sequence ATGAAAAAAGGGGAACACGTTTATGTCAGGCCGCTGACAGTACGCGACGCTGAGGCATGCCTCAAATTGCAGATCGACAACCGCGCGTTTTTCGAAAGGTTTTCCATGGAGCGGAGCGATGATTTTTATACATTTGAAGGACAGAAACAAAGGCTGACAACCTTCTATGACAACATGCAAAAAGATGAAGACTATTACTTCGGCATCTTTCATCAGGCAAGTGACGCGCTGATCGGGACGATCAATCTTTTTCAAGTGCTGCGCGGCGCTCTGCAATGCGCTTTTATCGGCTATTTTTTAGATGAGAAACATAATGGCAAAGGCTATACAACTGAAGCGTGCAGGCTGATGGTCGAATTCGCCTTTGAAGAACTGAAGCTGCACCGCATCGAAGCCGGTGTCATGCCTCATAATCTCGCATCCATTCGGGTGCTGGAGAAAGCGGGTTTTCATAAAGAAGGCATCGCTCGGAAAAACGTTAAGATCAACGGCAAATGGGAAGATCATCAAATGCTCGCTGTCATCAATCCGAATGATTGA
- a CDS encoding diacylglycerol kinase — translation MKRARIIYNPTSGRELFKRNLPQVLQKFEQAGYETSCHATTGEGDAIQAAKIAAERQFDLIVAAGGDGTLNEVINGLAPLEHRPKLGVIPVGTTNDFARALGIPREDILKAVDTILEGEARPIDIGRVNGQYFINIAGGGRLTELTYDVPSKLKTMLGNLAYYLKGMEMLLPSLRPTEVEIEYDGKLFQGEVMLFLVMLTNSVGGFEKLAPDSSLNDGMFDLIILKRTNLAEFIRLVTLALRGEHIRDEHIIYTKANRVKVTLKDKMLLNLDGEYGGELPGEFENLYRHIEVVMSKEKARKLDD, via the coding sequence ATGAAACGTGCACGAATCATATACAATCCGACTTCGGGACGGGAGCTGTTTAAAAGGAACCTTCCCCAAGTCCTGCAAAAATTCGAACAAGCCGGATATGAGACATCATGCCATGCGACAACAGGTGAAGGAGATGCCATTCAGGCGGCCAAAATCGCTGCCGAACGGCAATTTGATTTAATTGTCGCCGCAGGCGGAGACGGAACCTTAAATGAAGTCATCAACGGCTTGGCGCCTTTGGAACACCGCCCCAAGCTCGGGGTCATTCCCGTCGGTACGACAAATGACTTCGCCAGAGCACTCGGCATCCCGAGGGAGGATATTTTAAAGGCTGTTGACACAATACTAGAGGGAGAAGCCCGGCCGATTGATATCGGCCGCGTCAACGGCCAATATTTCATCAATATCGCCGGAGGCGGACGCCTGACCGAACTGACATATGACGTCCCAAGCAAATTGAAGACGATGCTCGGCAACCTCGCTTATTATTTGAAAGGCATGGAAATGCTGCTGCCTTCATTAAGGCCGACCGAGGTCGAAATCGAATATGACGGCAAGCTCTTTCAAGGCGAAGTGATGCTGTTTTTGGTGATGCTGACGAACTCCGTCGGCGGCTTTGAAAAGCTCGCCCCAGACTCCAGCTTGAATGACGGCATGTTTGATCTGATTATTTTAAAACGAACAAACCTCGCCGAGTTTATCAGGCTTGTCACGCTTGCGCTCAGAGGCGAACACATTCGCGACGAGCATATCATTTACACAAAAGCGAACCGCGTCAAAGTCACGCTCAAGGATAAAATGCTTTTGAATCTTGACGGCGAATACGGCGGCGAACTGCCGGGCGAATTTGAAAACCTCTACCGCCACATTGAAGTCGTCATGTCAAAAGAAAAAGCGAGAAAATTGGATGATTAA